A stretch of Equus przewalskii isolate Varuska chromosome 11, EquPr2, whole genome shotgun sequence DNA encodes these proteins:
- the MAP4K2 gene encoding mitogen-activated protein kinase kinase kinase kinase 2 isoform X2 — protein MTACGSAWSSAVGGPCRRFTTTMLGKDWPTPLLPSSACCFPHTEWPQHLPQTPVPALTPSISATGPLEERQIAYVCREALKGLHHLHSQGKIHRDIKGANLLLTLQGDVKLADFGVSGELTASVAKRRSFIGTPYWMAPEVAAVERKGGYNELCDVWALGITAIELGELQPPLFHLHPMRALMLMSKSSFQPPKLRDKTRWTQNFHHFLKLALTKNPKKRPTAEKLLQHPFTTQQLPRALLTQLLDKANDPHLETPSPEDCDLETYDMFPDTIHSRGQHGPAERTPSEIQFHQVKFGAPRRKETDPLNEPWEEEWTLLGKDELSGSLLQSVQEALEERSLTIRPALELQELDSPDDAMGTIKRAPFLGSSPSVPPAEDPLSSPPGTPPPPLRGPDSPPVLPTAWATMKHRLDPERSSCHGLPPTPKVHMGACFSKVFNGCPLRIHAAVTWIHPVTRDQFLVVGAEEGIYTLNLHELHEDTLEKLISHRCAWLYCVNNVLLSLSGKSTHVWAHDLPGLFEQRRLQQQVPLSIPTNRLTQRIIPRRFALSTKIPDTKGCLQCRVVRNPYTGSTFLLAALPTSLLLLQWYEPLQKFLLLKNFSSPLPSPAGMLEPLVLDGKELPQVCVGAESPEGPGCRVLFHVLPLEAGLTPDVLIPPDGLPGSAQQVIQVDRDTILVCFDRCVRIVNLLGEPTATLAPVLTFDFSIETVVCLQDSVLAFWSHGMQGRSLDTNEVTQEITDKTRIFRVLGAHRDIILESIPTDNPEAHSNLYILTGHQSSY, from the exons ATGACCGCTTGTGGATCTGCATGGAGTTCTGCGGTGGGGGGTCCCTGCAGGAGATTTACCACG ACTATGCTGGGAAAGGATTGGCCAACACCCCTTTTGCCTAGCAGTGCCTGCTGCTTCCCCCACACAGAATGGCCTCAGCATCTCCCCCAGACCCCCGTGCCAGCTCTCACCCCTTCCATTTCAGCCACCGGGCCCCTGGAGGAACGACAGATTGCCTATGTCTGCCGAGAGGCACTGAAG gggCTGCACCACTTGCATTCGCAGGGCAAGATCCACAGAGACATCAAG GGAGCCAACCTTCTCCTCACCCTCCAGGGAGATGTCAAGCTGG CTGACTTTGGGGTGTCAGGCGAGCTGACGGCGTCTGTGGCTAAGAGGAGGTCTTTCATCGGGACTCCATACTG GATGGCCCCAGAGGTGGCTGCCGTGGAGCGCAAAGGTGGCTACAATGAGCTGTGTGACGTCTGGGCCCTGGGCATCACTGCCATCGAGCTGGGCGAGCTGCAGCCCCCTCTGTTCCACCTGCACCCCATGAG GGCCTTGATGCTCATGTCCAAGAGCAGCTTCCAGCCACCCAAGCTGAGAGACAAGACTCGCTG GACCCAGAATTTCCACCACTTCCTCAAGCTGGCCTTGACCAAGAACCCCAAGAAGAGGCCAACGGCAGAGAAACTTCtgcag CACCCATTCACAACCCAGCAGCTCCCTCGGGCTCTGCTCACACAGCTGTTGGACAAGGCCAATGACCCCCACCTGGAAACCCCCTCCCCGGAAGATTGTGACCTGGAG ACTTATGACATGTTTCCAGACACCATTCACTCCCGGGGGCAGCACGGCCCGGCCGAGAGGACCCCCTCGGAGATCCAGT TTCACCAGGTGAAATTTGGCGCCCCACGCAGGAAGGAAACGGACCCCCTCAATGAGCCG TGGGAGGAGGAGTGGACGCTGCTGGGAAAGGATGAGCTGAGTGG GAGCCTGCTGCAGTCGGTCCAGGAGGCCCTGGAGGAAag GAGCCTGACTATCCGGCCAGCCTTGGAACTCCAG GAGCTGGACTCCCCCGATGACGCCATGGGCACCATCAAGCGGGCCCCATTTTTGGGGTCGTCCCCCTCCGTGCCCCCAGCTGAGGACCCTCTATCCAGCCCCCCAG GAACCCCGCCCCCACCTCTCCGAGGCCCTGACAGCCCCCCAGTGCTCCCCACCGCCTGGGCCACCATGAAGCACCGGTTGGATCCTGAG AGATCGTCCTGCCACGGGCTCCCCCCGACCCCCAAGGTGCAC ATGGGCGCCTGCTTCTCCAAGGTCTTCAATGGCTGCCCCCTGCGGATCCACGCTGCTGTCACCTGGATTCACCCTGTCACCCGGG ACCAGTTCCTGGTGGTGGGGGCCGAGGAAGGCATCTACACCCTCAACCTGCACGAACTGCATGAGGATACACTGGAGAAG CTGATCTCGCACCGCTGCGCCTGGCTCTACTGTGTGAATAACGTGCTGCTGTCGCTCTCAG ggaaATCCACGCACGTCTGGGCCCACGACCTCCCAGGCCTGTTCGAGCAGCGGCGCCTACAGCAGCAGGTGCCTCTCTCCATCCCTACCAACCGCCTCACCCAGCGCATCATCCCCAG GCGCTTCGCCCTGTCCACCAAGATTCCTGACACCAAGGGCTGCCTGCAGTGTCGCGTGG TGCGGAACCCCTACACAGGCAGCACCTTCCTGCTGGCCGCCCTGCCCACCAGCCTGCTCCTGCTGCAGTGGTATGAGCCGCTGCAGAAGTTCCTGCTGCTCaag AACTTCTCCAGCCCCTTGCCCAGCCCAGCAGGGATGCTGGAGCCGCTGGTGCTGGACGGGAAGGAGCTCCCGCAGGTGTGCGTAGGGGCTGAGAGCCCCGAGGGGCCTGGCTGCCGCGTCCTGTTCCATGTCCTGCCCCTGGAGGCCGGCCTGACGCCAGATGTCCTCATCCCACCTG ATGGGCTCCCAGGCTCGGCCCAGCAAGTGATTCAGGTGGACAGGGACACAATCCTAGTCTGCTTTGACC GCTGCGTAAGGATCGTCAACCTGCTGGGCGAGCCCACGGCCACACTGGCGCCTGTGCTGACCTTCGACTTCTCCATTGAGACTGTGG TGTGTCTGCAGGACAGCGTGCTGGCCTTCTGGAGCCACGGGATGCAAGGTCGCAGCCTGGACACCAATGAG GTGACCCAGGAGATCACAGACAAGACGAGGATCTTCCGAGTGCTTGGGGCCCACAG agACATCATCCTCGAGAGCATTCCCACCGACAACCCAGAGGCTCACAGCAACCTCTACATTCTCACGGGCCATCAGAGCAGTTACTGA
- the MAP4K2 gene encoding mitogen-activated protein kinase kinase kinase kinase 2 isoform X1: protein MALLRDVSLQDPRDRFELLQRVGAGTYGDVYKARDTVTSELAAVKIVKLDPGDDISSLQQEITILRECRHPNVVAYIGSYLRNDRLWICMEFCGGGSLQEIYHATGPLEERQIAYVCREALKGLHHLHSQGKIHRDIKGANLLLTLQGDVKLADFGVSGELTASVAKRRSFIGTPYWMAPEVAAVERKGGYNELCDVWALGITAIELGELQPPLFHLHPMRALMLMSKSSFQPPKLRDKTRWTQNFHHFLKLALTKNPKKRPTAEKLLQHPFTTQQLPRALLTQLLDKANDPHLETPSPEDCDLETYDMFPDTIHSRGQHGPAERTPSEIQFHQVKFGAPRRKETDPLNEPWEEEWTLLGKDELSGSLLQSVQEALEERSLTIRPALELQELDSPDDAMGTIKRAPFLGSSPSVPPAEDPLSSPPGTPPPPLRGPDSPPVLPTAWATMKHRLDPERSSCHGLPPTPKVHMGACFSKVFNGCPLRIHAAVTWIHPVTRDQFLVVGAEEGIYTLNLHELHEDTLEKLISHRCAWLYCVNNVLLSLSGKSTHVWAHDLPGLFEQRRLQQQVPLSIPTNRLTQRIIPRRFALSTKIPDTKGCLQCRVVRNPYTGSTFLLAALPTSLLLLQWYEPLQKFLLLKNFSSPLPSPAGMLEPLVLDGKELPQVCVGAESPEGPGCRVLFHVLPLEAGLTPDVLIPPDGLPGSAQQVIQVDRDTILVCFDRCVRIVNLLGEPTATLAPVLTFDFSIETVVCLQDSVLAFWSHGMQGRSLDTNEVTQEITDKTRIFRVLGAHRDIILESIPTDNPEAHSNLYILTGHQSSY, encoded by the exons ATGGCGCTGCTGCGGGACGTGTCGCTGCAGGACCCGCGGGACCGCTTCGAGCTGCTGCAGCGCGTGGGGGCCGGGACCTATGGCGACGTCTACAAG GCCCGCGACACGGTCACGTCCGAACTGGCCGCGGTCAAGATAGTCAAGCTGGACCCAG GGGACGACATCAGCTCCCTCCAGCAGGAAATCACCATCCTGCGTGAGTGTCGGCACCCCAACGTGGTGGCCTACATTGGCAGCTACCTCAG GAATGACCGCTTGTGGATCTGCATGGAGTTCTGCGGTGGGGGGTCCCTGCAGGAGATTTACCACG CCACCGGGCCCCTGGAGGAACGACAGATTGCCTATGTCTGCCGAGAGGCACTGAAG gggCTGCACCACTTGCATTCGCAGGGCAAGATCCACAGAGACATCAAG GGAGCCAACCTTCTCCTCACCCTCCAGGGAGATGTCAAGCTGG CTGACTTTGGGGTGTCAGGCGAGCTGACGGCGTCTGTGGCTAAGAGGAGGTCTTTCATCGGGACTCCATACTG GATGGCCCCAGAGGTGGCTGCCGTGGAGCGCAAAGGTGGCTACAATGAGCTGTGTGACGTCTGGGCCCTGGGCATCACTGCCATCGAGCTGGGCGAGCTGCAGCCCCCTCTGTTCCACCTGCACCCCATGAG GGCCTTGATGCTCATGTCCAAGAGCAGCTTCCAGCCACCCAAGCTGAGAGACAAGACTCGCTG GACCCAGAATTTCCACCACTTCCTCAAGCTGGCCTTGACCAAGAACCCCAAGAAGAGGCCAACGGCAGAGAAACTTCtgcag CACCCATTCACAACCCAGCAGCTCCCTCGGGCTCTGCTCACACAGCTGTTGGACAAGGCCAATGACCCCCACCTGGAAACCCCCTCCCCGGAAGATTGTGACCTGGAG ACTTATGACATGTTTCCAGACACCATTCACTCCCGGGGGCAGCACGGCCCGGCCGAGAGGACCCCCTCGGAGATCCAGT TTCACCAGGTGAAATTTGGCGCCCCACGCAGGAAGGAAACGGACCCCCTCAATGAGCCG TGGGAGGAGGAGTGGACGCTGCTGGGAAAGGATGAGCTGAGTGG GAGCCTGCTGCAGTCGGTCCAGGAGGCCCTGGAGGAAag GAGCCTGACTATCCGGCCAGCCTTGGAACTCCAG GAGCTGGACTCCCCCGATGACGCCATGGGCACCATCAAGCGGGCCCCATTTTTGGGGTCGTCCCCCTCCGTGCCCCCAGCTGAGGACCCTCTATCCAGCCCCCCAG GAACCCCGCCCCCACCTCTCCGAGGCCCTGACAGCCCCCCAGTGCTCCCCACCGCCTGGGCCACCATGAAGCACCGGTTGGATCCTGAG AGATCGTCCTGCCACGGGCTCCCCCCGACCCCCAAGGTGCAC ATGGGCGCCTGCTTCTCCAAGGTCTTCAATGGCTGCCCCCTGCGGATCCACGCTGCTGTCACCTGGATTCACCCTGTCACCCGGG ACCAGTTCCTGGTGGTGGGGGCCGAGGAAGGCATCTACACCCTCAACCTGCACGAACTGCATGAGGATACACTGGAGAAG CTGATCTCGCACCGCTGCGCCTGGCTCTACTGTGTGAATAACGTGCTGCTGTCGCTCTCAG ggaaATCCACGCACGTCTGGGCCCACGACCTCCCAGGCCTGTTCGAGCAGCGGCGCCTACAGCAGCAGGTGCCTCTCTCCATCCCTACCAACCGCCTCACCCAGCGCATCATCCCCAG GCGCTTCGCCCTGTCCACCAAGATTCCTGACACCAAGGGCTGCCTGCAGTGTCGCGTGG TGCGGAACCCCTACACAGGCAGCACCTTCCTGCTGGCCGCCCTGCCCACCAGCCTGCTCCTGCTGCAGTGGTATGAGCCGCTGCAGAAGTTCCTGCTGCTCaag AACTTCTCCAGCCCCTTGCCCAGCCCAGCAGGGATGCTGGAGCCGCTGGTGCTGGACGGGAAGGAGCTCCCGCAGGTGTGCGTAGGGGCTGAGAGCCCCGAGGGGCCTGGCTGCCGCGTCCTGTTCCATGTCCTGCCCCTGGAGGCCGGCCTGACGCCAGATGTCCTCATCCCACCTG ATGGGCTCCCAGGCTCGGCCCAGCAAGTGATTCAGGTGGACAGGGACACAATCCTAGTCTGCTTTGACC GCTGCGTAAGGATCGTCAACCTGCTGGGCGAGCCCACGGCCACACTGGCGCCTGTGCTGACCTTCGACTTCTCCATTGAGACTGTGG TGTGTCTGCAGGACAGCGTGCTGGCCTTCTGGAGCCACGGGATGCAAGGTCGCAGCCTGGACACCAATGAG GTGACCCAGGAGATCACAGACAAGACGAGGATCTTCCGAGTGCTTGGGGCCCACAG agACATCATCCTCGAGAGCATTCCCACCGACAACCCAGAGGCTCACAGCAACCTCTACATTCTCACGGGCCATCAGAGCAGTTACTGA
- the MAP4K2 gene encoding mitogen-activated protein kinase kinase kinase kinase 2 isoform X3 codes for MASASPPDPRASSHPFHFSHRAPGGTTDCLCLPRGTEGAAPLAFAGQDPQRHQGSQPSPHPPGRCQAGSVPRGHNQADFGVSGELTASVAKRRSFIGTPYWMAPEVAAVERKGGYNELCDVWALGITAIELGELQPPLFHLHPMRALMLMSKSSFQPPKLRDKTRWTQNFHHFLKLALTKNPKKRPTAEKLLQHPFTTQQLPRALLTQLLDKANDPHLETPSPEDCDLETYDMFPDTIHSRGQHGPAERTPSEIQFHQVKFGAPRRKETDPLNEPWEEEWTLLGKDELSGSLLQSVQEALEERSLTIRPALELQELDSPDDAMGTIKRAPFLGSSPSVPPAEDPLSSPPGTPPPPLRGPDSPPVLPTAWATMKHRLDPERSSCHGLPPTPKVHMGACFSKVFNGCPLRIHAAVTWIHPVTRDQFLVVGAEEGIYTLNLHELHEDTLEKLISHRCAWLYCVNNVLLSLSGKSTHVWAHDLPGLFEQRRLQQQVPLSIPTNRLTQRIIPRRFALSTKIPDTKGCLQCRVVRNPYTGSTFLLAALPTSLLLLQWYEPLQKFLLLKNFSSPLPSPAGMLEPLVLDGKELPQVCVGAESPEGPGCRVLFHVLPLEAGLTPDVLIPPDGLPGSAQQVIQVDRDTILVCFDRCVRIVNLLGEPTATLAPVLTFDFSIETVVCLQDSVLAFWSHGMQGRSLDTNEVTQEITDKTRIFRVLGAHRDIILESIPTDNPEAHSNLYILTGHQSSY; via the exons ATGGCCTCAGCATCTCCCCCAGACCCCCGTGCCAGCTCTCACCCCTTCCATTTCAGCCACCGGGCCCCTGGAGGAACGACAGATTGCCTATGTCTGCCGAGAGGCACTGAAG gggCTGCACCACTTGCATTCGCAGGGCAAGATCCACAGAGACATCAAG GGAGCCAACCTTCTCCTCACCCTCCAGGGAGATGTCAAGCTGGGTCAGTACCCCGGGGACACAATCAGG CTGACTTTGGGGTGTCAGGCGAGCTGACGGCGTCTGTGGCTAAGAGGAGGTCTTTCATCGGGACTCCATACTG GATGGCCCCAGAGGTGGCTGCCGTGGAGCGCAAAGGTGGCTACAATGAGCTGTGTGACGTCTGGGCCCTGGGCATCACTGCCATCGAGCTGGGCGAGCTGCAGCCCCCTCTGTTCCACCTGCACCCCATGAG GGCCTTGATGCTCATGTCCAAGAGCAGCTTCCAGCCACCCAAGCTGAGAGACAAGACTCGCTG GACCCAGAATTTCCACCACTTCCTCAAGCTGGCCTTGACCAAGAACCCCAAGAAGAGGCCAACGGCAGAGAAACTTCtgcag CACCCATTCACAACCCAGCAGCTCCCTCGGGCTCTGCTCACACAGCTGTTGGACAAGGCCAATGACCCCCACCTGGAAACCCCCTCCCCGGAAGATTGTGACCTGGAG ACTTATGACATGTTTCCAGACACCATTCACTCCCGGGGGCAGCACGGCCCGGCCGAGAGGACCCCCTCGGAGATCCAGT TTCACCAGGTGAAATTTGGCGCCCCACGCAGGAAGGAAACGGACCCCCTCAATGAGCCG TGGGAGGAGGAGTGGACGCTGCTGGGAAAGGATGAGCTGAGTGG GAGCCTGCTGCAGTCGGTCCAGGAGGCCCTGGAGGAAag GAGCCTGACTATCCGGCCAGCCTTGGAACTCCAG GAGCTGGACTCCCCCGATGACGCCATGGGCACCATCAAGCGGGCCCCATTTTTGGGGTCGTCCCCCTCCGTGCCCCCAGCTGAGGACCCTCTATCCAGCCCCCCAG GAACCCCGCCCCCACCTCTCCGAGGCCCTGACAGCCCCCCAGTGCTCCCCACCGCCTGGGCCACCATGAAGCACCGGTTGGATCCTGAG AGATCGTCCTGCCACGGGCTCCCCCCGACCCCCAAGGTGCAC ATGGGCGCCTGCTTCTCCAAGGTCTTCAATGGCTGCCCCCTGCGGATCCACGCTGCTGTCACCTGGATTCACCCTGTCACCCGGG ACCAGTTCCTGGTGGTGGGGGCCGAGGAAGGCATCTACACCCTCAACCTGCACGAACTGCATGAGGATACACTGGAGAAG CTGATCTCGCACCGCTGCGCCTGGCTCTACTGTGTGAATAACGTGCTGCTGTCGCTCTCAG ggaaATCCACGCACGTCTGGGCCCACGACCTCCCAGGCCTGTTCGAGCAGCGGCGCCTACAGCAGCAGGTGCCTCTCTCCATCCCTACCAACCGCCTCACCCAGCGCATCATCCCCAG GCGCTTCGCCCTGTCCACCAAGATTCCTGACACCAAGGGCTGCCTGCAGTGTCGCGTGG TGCGGAACCCCTACACAGGCAGCACCTTCCTGCTGGCCGCCCTGCCCACCAGCCTGCTCCTGCTGCAGTGGTATGAGCCGCTGCAGAAGTTCCTGCTGCTCaag AACTTCTCCAGCCCCTTGCCCAGCCCAGCAGGGATGCTGGAGCCGCTGGTGCTGGACGGGAAGGAGCTCCCGCAGGTGTGCGTAGGGGCTGAGAGCCCCGAGGGGCCTGGCTGCCGCGTCCTGTTCCATGTCCTGCCCCTGGAGGCCGGCCTGACGCCAGATGTCCTCATCCCACCTG ATGGGCTCCCAGGCTCGGCCCAGCAAGTGATTCAGGTGGACAGGGACACAATCCTAGTCTGCTTTGACC GCTGCGTAAGGATCGTCAACCTGCTGGGCGAGCCCACGGCCACACTGGCGCCTGTGCTGACCTTCGACTTCTCCATTGAGACTGTGG TGTGTCTGCAGGACAGCGTGCTGGCCTTCTGGAGCCACGGGATGCAAGGTCGCAGCCTGGACACCAATGAG GTGACCCAGGAGATCACAGACAAGACGAGGATCTTCCGAGTGCTTGGGGCCCACAG agACATCATCCTCGAGAGCATTCCCACCGACAACCCAGAGGCTCACAGCAACCTCTACATTCTCACGGGCCATCAGAGCAGTTACTGA
- the MAP4K2 gene encoding mitogen-activated protein kinase kinase kinase kinase 2 isoform X4, translated as MEFCGGGSLQEIYHATGPLEERQIAYVCREALKGLHHLHSQGKIHRDIKGANLLLTLQGDVKLADFGVSGELTASVAKRRSFIGTPYWMAPEVAAVERKGGYNELCDVWALGITAIELGELQPPLFHLHPMRALMLMSKSSFQPPKLRDKTRWTQNFHHFLKLALTKNPKKRPTAEKLLQHPFTTQQLPRALLTQLLDKANDPHLETPSPEDCDLETYDMFPDTIHSRGQHGPAERTPSEIQFHQVKFGAPRRKETDPLNEPWEEEWTLLGKDELSGSLLQSVQEALEERSLTIRPALELQELDSPDDAMGTIKRAPFLGSSPSVPPAEDPLSSPPGTPPPPLRGPDSPPVLPTAWATMKHRLDPERSSCHGLPPTPKVHMGACFSKVFNGCPLRIHAAVTWIHPVTRDQFLVVGAEEGIYTLNLHELHEDTLEKLISHRCAWLYCVNNVLLSLSGKSTHVWAHDLPGLFEQRRLQQQVPLSIPTNRLTQRIIPRRFALSTKIPDTKGCLQCRVVRNPYTGSTFLLAALPTSLLLLQWYEPLQKFLLLKNFSSPLPSPAGMLEPLVLDGKELPQVCVGAESPEGPGCRVLFHVLPLEAGLTPDVLIPPDGLPGSAQQVIQVDRDTILVCFDRCVRIVNLLGEPTATLAPVLTFDFSIETVVCLQDSVLAFWSHGMQGRSLDTNEVTQEITDKTRIFRVLGAHRDIILESIPTDNPEAHSNLYILTGHQSSY; from the exons ATGGAGTTCTGCGGTGGGGGGTCCCTGCAGGAGATTTACCACG CCACCGGGCCCCTGGAGGAACGACAGATTGCCTATGTCTGCCGAGAGGCACTGAAG gggCTGCACCACTTGCATTCGCAGGGCAAGATCCACAGAGACATCAAG GGAGCCAACCTTCTCCTCACCCTCCAGGGAGATGTCAAGCTGG CTGACTTTGGGGTGTCAGGCGAGCTGACGGCGTCTGTGGCTAAGAGGAGGTCTTTCATCGGGACTCCATACTG GATGGCCCCAGAGGTGGCTGCCGTGGAGCGCAAAGGTGGCTACAATGAGCTGTGTGACGTCTGGGCCCTGGGCATCACTGCCATCGAGCTGGGCGAGCTGCAGCCCCCTCTGTTCCACCTGCACCCCATGAG GGCCTTGATGCTCATGTCCAAGAGCAGCTTCCAGCCACCCAAGCTGAGAGACAAGACTCGCTG GACCCAGAATTTCCACCACTTCCTCAAGCTGGCCTTGACCAAGAACCCCAAGAAGAGGCCAACGGCAGAGAAACTTCtgcag CACCCATTCACAACCCAGCAGCTCCCTCGGGCTCTGCTCACACAGCTGTTGGACAAGGCCAATGACCCCCACCTGGAAACCCCCTCCCCGGAAGATTGTGACCTGGAG ACTTATGACATGTTTCCAGACACCATTCACTCCCGGGGGCAGCACGGCCCGGCCGAGAGGACCCCCTCGGAGATCCAGT TTCACCAGGTGAAATTTGGCGCCCCACGCAGGAAGGAAACGGACCCCCTCAATGAGCCG TGGGAGGAGGAGTGGACGCTGCTGGGAAAGGATGAGCTGAGTGG GAGCCTGCTGCAGTCGGTCCAGGAGGCCCTGGAGGAAag GAGCCTGACTATCCGGCCAGCCTTGGAACTCCAG GAGCTGGACTCCCCCGATGACGCCATGGGCACCATCAAGCGGGCCCCATTTTTGGGGTCGTCCCCCTCCGTGCCCCCAGCTGAGGACCCTCTATCCAGCCCCCCAG GAACCCCGCCCCCACCTCTCCGAGGCCCTGACAGCCCCCCAGTGCTCCCCACCGCCTGGGCCACCATGAAGCACCGGTTGGATCCTGAG AGATCGTCCTGCCACGGGCTCCCCCCGACCCCCAAGGTGCAC ATGGGCGCCTGCTTCTCCAAGGTCTTCAATGGCTGCCCCCTGCGGATCCACGCTGCTGTCACCTGGATTCACCCTGTCACCCGGG ACCAGTTCCTGGTGGTGGGGGCCGAGGAAGGCATCTACACCCTCAACCTGCACGAACTGCATGAGGATACACTGGAGAAG CTGATCTCGCACCGCTGCGCCTGGCTCTACTGTGTGAATAACGTGCTGCTGTCGCTCTCAG ggaaATCCACGCACGTCTGGGCCCACGACCTCCCAGGCCTGTTCGAGCAGCGGCGCCTACAGCAGCAGGTGCCTCTCTCCATCCCTACCAACCGCCTCACCCAGCGCATCATCCCCAG GCGCTTCGCCCTGTCCACCAAGATTCCTGACACCAAGGGCTGCCTGCAGTGTCGCGTGG TGCGGAACCCCTACACAGGCAGCACCTTCCTGCTGGCCGCCCTGCCCACCAGCCTGCTCCTGCTGCAGTGGTATGAGCCGCTGCAGAAGTTCCTGCTGCTCaag AACTTCTCCAGCCCCTTGCCCAGCCCAGCAGGGATGCTGGAGCCGCTGGTGCTGGACGGGAAGGAGCTCCCGCAGGTGTGCGTAGGGGCTGAGAGCCCCGAGGGGCCTGGCTGCCGCGTCCTGTTCCATGTCCTGCCCCTGGAGGCCGGCCTGACGCCAGATGTCCTCATCCCACCTG ATGGGCTCCCAGGCTCGGCCCAGCAAGTGATTCAGGTGGACAGGGACACAATCCTAGTCTGCTTTGACC GCTGCGTAAGGATCGTCAACCTGCTGGGCGAGCCCACGGCCACACTGGCGCCTGTGCTGACCTTCGACTTCTCCATTGAGACTGTGG TGTGTCTGCAGGACAGCGTGCTGGCCTTCTGGAGCCACGGGATGCAAGGTCGCAGCCTGGACACCAATGAG GTGACCCAGGAGATCACAGACAAGACGAGGATCTTCCGAGTGCTTGGGGCCCACAG agACATCATCCTCGAGAGCATTCCCACCGACAACCCAGAGGCTCACAGCAACCTCTACATTCTCACGGGCCATCAGAGCAGTTACTGA